A segment of the Rhizoctonia solani chromosome 12, complete sequence genome:
TTTGCTTGTGTTAAAGAAGTTGTGCGAAAGAGGTACATTACTACTTACAACTTGAGGATTAACGGAGGAAGATTAGCTCGTACGGATAATGCTCAACCTTCCTGACTCACTTTGTCGTCTAAGTTCTTCCAATGCCCAGAGTTCACTAAGGCGATATAAATCATCAAGAGGAAACCTTTCTAGTATGATGGCTTACCTGCGCATATGAAAGATAATACTAGGGGGCATACGTATCGATTGATCAGGAATGCGCATTTGACTGGGCTCATCTGAAAAGGTTTTGTCTGAATTCCCTTATCGAAGATGAAGCACGTATAACTTACTTTAGCTGGCCAGACCAATTCAACTTCAGCGGCCAAAGTGAGGCCTAGATCGGCACGGTTGATTAGCGGTGACTTTTCGTGTGCACAACTGAAAGCTCACAGTGATCGTATAAGAGTAGCGCGAGTCCAGAAACAGTTACATATTGTGAGATGACCGTGTCTCTAACTATACGGCCTTCGGGTGTCATTTTAGGGTCAAGCATCCTCGGCACTCAGGTCCGGACGGGAGTCGTCGAGGTCAAGACTTGGGTGTTGGTATATATAGTCACTCACGCAaacagcaaaaggcattcAAAACCAGGGGCTGTTACAGGGGCGTTAGTCCTACGCCTCATCATTCATTGGCAATCCCCTAGAACCATTGCTCATGAGGTGGATGTGTTGACAGAGAAGTCATGGAGGCTGAAATGCACAGCATTCCGCTTGATAGTTTATTCATAGAACTGGAGCGCGGATGCCAAAACTCAGGGATATTACAAACTTGTACACTCGAGATGTCTTCGACAACGCCAATGTGACACAGAGAGTTCAGTTCCACACGTTATTATCGTGAGGGATAATCATGATAAGCCTTTTATTGACTCGCAGAAAAATATCGATTTATTTGACCTAGCCCAACGTGAAGACCCGGAAACCTAAAAAATACATTTGTACCCTCCCCCGCTAGAAGCTACACGACGAATGCTCCGTTTTTCGCCGTTCCGAGAACCCTTATCCCCAATCCATTAAACGACCGAGTACATGGACTTGATAATATCAGCAGCCTTTTCCCCGATTGCTAGAGCGGGAGCTTCCTATCATCGGGTAAAATTAGCACTTGGGTGTGCCATGAACGAATAAAACCAACCGTATGTCCAGAAATAATTGTTGGAATAACACTGCAATCGGCAACTCTCAGTCCTTCTACTCCGTAGACGCGTAGGCGCGCATCAACAACAGATCCAATACGCGCTGTGCTAGTAGGGTGATAAACTGTCTCGGTTCGCGCCCGGACTTCTTTGGCAAGGGTTTCATCATCTGCGTTCACAAGCTTAAGATCAAGCTCTGGAGTTGTATCAGCCTGATCCAACATGCTTCGCAGGGGTTCTTCTTGAGTCAAACGCAGTGCGACCCGCAAGCCTCTTACGAGAACATCAACATCATGTTGTGTACTGAGGTACCTGCAATATATATATGTCGATAAGACGGCGGAGAGTGTTTGGTTCCAGCGACCTACTTGGGATCAATAACAGGAGGGTCAAATGGGTCATTACTACGTAAGGTAATGCTACCAAAACTTGTGGGTCTGCGGAGGTGTTAAAAGGCTTCAACCTAGTTATTACCATAGACTTACCTGAGAGCAATAGTACCAATCGACATCAGATCACCTTCGGGAACAACTTCAAGTCCATGATTTTTGAATGCAATGGGCATAAAAACCAATTCCAAATCTGGAGTCATGGGCCCAGACGAGGAGTCTTCATCCAAAGGTTGCAACCCAGGAAATAACTTAGGATCGTCCGAGCGGAAGAAACAGGCAGATTCAGCTACCTGTAAAACATCTAATTCAGCATTAATGCGCGTGCTTGTTGGAGTACTCACATTGGTCGTTAGTGGACCGGATTTCGTTAAAAGATATTGTGTAATGGCTTTGGATCTTCTCAACATGGCATAGAAACCATTGTTTATTTTCTGGTTGAGGAAATTCAAAGACTCTCCTGTGCGCGTTCGGAACCGGAGTAATGGCATAGGATGATCCATTAAATGATCACCCACACCCGGAAGATCATGGACGACATGAATGTTATGCTTCTTGAGCTCACTATCAGGTCCGATTCCAGAATTcatgagtatatgcggcgtGTGGACCGCCCCAGCACTGTAGCAAATTTAGTAGAGCAGTTTATGGTTTAATCTCGAGACTCACCTTAGAACCACTTCCTTCCGTGCTTTCGCGCGATGCCTTGGTGCATTCTTGTTTCTTGCAAATTCAACTCCTACGGCTCTTTTGCCCTCGAACAATATCTTCGTCACATGGGCATTTGTTGCAACGGTGAGATTGGAGCGAGCCAAAACGTTCGGTGTAAGGTATGCTGCTTCAGCAGAACACCGAGATAATGTAGAAGTTATGTATGTCATGATCTGTTGTGATGCCGGTGTTAGATAATTCGTGTATCTCAGAAATACCGAAGTACCTTCGTAACGCCCAGTGTTCCCCTGATAAATTTATTAATGATGGTGTACCACTTTTTGCCTTAACTTACTCGGCGGTATTTAGCTGTTGTTGCAGTATGCGTTAATTCGGGAATTGACCTACTCGTTTATACTCACATCTGGATTGAATGGAATTCCGATGGACTGGCATGCCGCAACACAAGCACGAGTCACGTTGCTGAAATGGCCGTAGAAGCCAGTCTAACACCGGGTTAGTTTGCAGTCGACCCCACCATAGGTTGTCAGGAAACTAACTTGAACAGGTCCCTGCTTCCCTCGCTTTGATTCGTCTACCGGGAAATCAGGATGTGGGTGAAAGGTTTCGAATTTCTGGAAGTATCTGCAAGATATTGTGAGGCGAAGCGCGAATGAGTGTATTTGGGGATAGATTTTACTGATGGAATTGATCGAATGCCCATTCTTTGCACTCAGGTTCGTCAGTGGCCGATGCCCATTCGTCATAATCCGATGCGGCTCCGTAATGAAACCTTCGTCGCGATTAGCCAAAATTACCCCCACACGTGAAG
Coding sequences within it:
- a CDS encoding GMC oxidoreductase gives rise to the protein MSISQETRNIALKAAGATVVAIAATHLYQSLEGIVKKGLVDDPEQVGKLAMPDAQTKYEATDEDPFAYDFIIIGGGTAGSVLASRLSERPDFKVLLLEAGSSGIALPISKVPAAYGQIMRSKHDWHLHTTPQAGCNNRELFWTRAKLLGGCSSSNAMMFHYGAASDYDEWASATDEPECKEWAFDQFHQYFQKFETFHPHPDFPVDESKRGKQGPVQTGFYGHFSNVTRACVAACQSIGIPFNPDLNTAEGTLGVTKIMTYITSTLSRCSAEAAYLTPNVLARSNLTVATNAHVTKILFEGKRAVGVEFARNKNAPRHRAKARKEVVLSAGAVHTPHILMNSGIGPDSELKKHNIHVVHDLPGVGDHLMDHPMPLLRFRTRTGESLNFLNQKINNGFYAMLRRSKAITQYLLTKSGPLTTNVAESACFFRSDDPKLFPGLQPLDEDSSSGPMTPDLELVFMPIAFKNHGLEVVPEGDLMSIGTIALRPTSFGSITLRSNDPFDPPVIDPKYLSTQHDVDVLVRGLRVALRLTQEEPLRSMLDQADTTPELDLKLVNADDETLAKEVRARTETVYHPTSTARIGSVVDARLRVYGVEGLRVADCSVIPTIISGHTEAPALAIGEKAADIIKSMYSVV